Proteins from a single region of Sesamum indicum cultivar Zhongzhi No. 13 linkage group LG5, S_indicum_v1.0, whole genome shotgun sequence:
- the LOC105161721 gene encoding uncharacterized protein LOC105161721 yields MYSFRKPPTYPPPPSTILCLAAQAQMDDVMPAPSPSQDHPLLRRRNSISAAISVAPTKLSLLAHHNSSSSAATTTTSSSSDDLELLSIKPTSLSYTSLKDLLPLVAVNSPKPNSAHQVQPGSDICIRNRLVKQAAWAYLQPMSASPGSSSSNFFHCLWPRAAAFFDLVRHKVIRALKWALRFIRSSR; encoded by the coding sequence ATGTACTCATTTAGGAAACCTCCTACCTATCCCCCTCCCCCCTCAACAATTCTCTGTCTTGCAGCCCAGGCTCAGATGGACGATGTCATGCCCGCCCCATCACCGTCTCAAGATCATCCCCTTCTCCGTCGCCGGAACTCCATCTCCGCTGCCATATCGGTTGCGCCGACCAAGCTCAGCCTCCTCGCCCACCACAACTCCTCTTCCTCcgccgccaccaccaccacctcgtCTTCATCCGATGATCTGGAGTTGCTGTCGATCAAGCCCACCTCCCTCAGCTATACTTCGCTGAAGGACCTCCTGCCTTTGGTCGCGGTCAACTCGCCCAAGCCCAATTCGGCTCACCAGGTGCAGCCGGGGTCCGACATCTGCATCCGTAACCGCCTCGTGAAGCAGGCCGCTTGGGCTTATCTCCAACCCATGTCCGCCTCTCCTGGTTCTTCGAGCAGCAACTTCTTCCACTGTCTCTGGCCGCGCGCCGCCGCCTTCTTTGACCTCGTCCGCCACAAGGTTATCCGGGCCCTCAAATGGGCGCTCCGCTTCATCCGGAGCTCCAGATAG